From a region of the Candidatus Binatia bacterium genome:
- a CDS encoding amidohydrolase family protein, protein MNEAAELTPYTGDAFIHDADAHIIEEPDWMVAHADPGVREKLKPVFVASVKPGEESMVDVWRRRHAEPARRSKAEAEIMLTKNWSALGSFIAQDRPRALDLLGFRSQLVFNTFTNDYLYAAEHKDDLEFAYGLARAHNRAMVEFCSVDPRLLATAYVPLADFEQSRIIAQESIRMGAKALLVASGCPKGHSPSHTGLFPVWAMAQEAGLPVVFHVGGGGKLLDPAYFENGLPPVPDFHGGAENFRSVDYMAIPYPPMQTLATMIFDRVFDHFPRLKVGVIEQGAVWVPGWMRSMDTSFNAFRRNEERLQKLELLPSEYVRRQIRVTPYPAEPVGWIIEQAGEEVCLFSSDWPHVEGGRNPIRRFESSLEGISARARASFYKDNFIDLMGQGLAGVPAP, encoded by the coding sequence ATGAACGAAGCCGCGGAACTCACTCCGTACACCGGCGATGCCTTCATCCACGATGCGGATGCGCACATCATCGAAGAGCCGGACTGGATGGTCGCCCACGCCGATCCTGGTGTCCGAGAGAAGCTGAAGCCCGTCTTCGTTGCATCGGTGAAACCCGGCGAGGAGAGCATGGTCGACGTTTGGCGTCGGCGTCACGCCGAACCCGCGCGGCGCTCGAAGGCGGAGGCCGAGATCATGTTGACCAAGAACTGGTCGGCGCTCGGAAGCTTCATCGCACAAGACCGTCCTCGGGCGCTGGACCTCCTCGGCTTTCGAAGCCAACTCGTCTTCAACACGTTCACGAACGACTATCTCTACGCCGCCGAGCACAAGGACGATCTCGAGTTCGCCTACGGCCTCGCTCGCGCGCACAACCGCGCCATGGTCGAGTTCTGCTCGGTGGACCCCCGGTTGCTTGCGACGGCCTACGTTCCGCTCGCGGACTTCGAGCAGTCCCGCATCATCGCGCAAGAGTCGATCCGGATGGGGGCAAAGGCTCTGCTCGTCGCGTCGGGTTGTCCGAAGGGCCACTCGCCGAGTCACACCGGGCTGTTCCCGGTCTGGGCAATGGCGCAGGAAGCGGGCCTCCCCGTCGTGTTCCACGTCGGCGGGGGTGGCAAGCTTCTCGATCCCGCCTACTTCGAGAACGGATTGCCGCCGGTGCCGGACTTCCACGGGGGCGCGGAGAACTTTCGCTCTGTCGATTATATGGCGATTCCCTATCCGCCGATGCAGACGCTCGCGACGATGATCTTCGATCGGGTCTTCGATCACTTCCCGCGGCTCAAGGTGGGCGTGATCGAGCAGGGCGCCGTGTGGGTCCCGGGCTGGATGCGGTCCATGGACACGTCATTCAACGCGTTTCGCAGGAACGAGGAGCGTCTGCAGAAGCTCGAGCTCCTTCCGAGTGAGTACGTCCGCCGCCAAATCCGAGTGACACCGTATCCCGCCGAGCCGGTCGGCTGGATCATCGAACAGGCGGGGGAAGAGGTTTGCCTCTTCTCCTCCGACTGGCCGCACGTTGAGGGCGGGCGGAACCCGATTCGGCGCTTCGAATCCTCGCTCGAAGGGATCTCGGCACGCGCTCGGGCCAGTTTCTATAAGGACAATTTCATCGACCTGATGGGGCAGGGCCTCGCGGGCGTGCCCGCACCTTAG
- a CDS encoding wax ester/triacylglycerol synthase family O-acyltransferase, with translation MQQLSGMDASFLYFETGNSPTHIGSFGIYDQSSAPGGRVTFKGILANVERRLHLARCFRQKVVRVPMDLDHPYWIEDPEFDLEFHVRHIALPQPGDWRQLCIQVARIHARPLDLSKPLWEMYVIGGLENVEGAPPGSFAVLTKIHHAAIDGVSGAELAAAVHDLEIDGTPPPPKKKWEPETDPSTLDLASSYAGSLLRDPFRFARTVRNVAPGLTRMLRGNPEVEVENSGPVPRTRFNGVVSPHRSIEARVFALDDIRLIRKLVAGATVNDVVLAVCSGALRRYLKAHGELPEDTLVAMAPISVRPADQQGAAGNQISMMSVTLFSDEADPVKRLQKVHEGTQQSKATAAAVGARTMTDVTQFMPGALAGLAARLYTRMGLANNITPFLNTVITNVPGPQIPLYFTGARLVALHGMGPVMDGMGLIHPVFSCSGKISIGVTACRQMMPDPGFYAECLQVSFDQLLGAVGVAPRASSVHSTAASSG, from the coding sequence ATGCAGCAGCTCAGTGGGATGGACGCCTCGTTTCTCTACTTCGAAACGGGGAACTCGCCGACGCACATCGGTTCCTTCGGGATCTACGATCAATCCAGTGCACCCGGCGGTCGAGTCACCTTCAAGGGGATTCTCGCTAACGTCGAGAGACGGCTGCATCTCGCGCGCTGTTTTCGTCAGAAGGTTGTGCGCGTCCCGATGGATCTCGACCATCCGTACTGGATCGAGGATCCAGAATTCGATCTCGAGTTCCACGTTCGCCACATCGCGCTGCCGCAGCCGGGGGATTGGCGACAGCTGTGCATTCAGGTGGCGCGGATTCACGCCCGCCCGCTCGATCTCTCGAAACCGCTTTGGGAGATGTACGTCATCGGAGGACTCGAGAACGTCGAGGGAGCCCCTCCGGGAAGCTTCGCGGTTCTGACCAAGATCCACCACGCGGCGATCGATGGGGTCTCGGGTGCGGAACTCGCCGCGGCGGTGCACGACCTCGAGATCGACGGGACGCCGCCTCCGCCAAAGAAGAAGTGGGAGCCCGAGACCGATCCGAGCACGTTGGATCTCGCGTCGAGTTACGCGGGGAGTCTCCTGCGTGACCCGTTTCGGTTCGCGCGCACCGTGCGCAACGTGGCTCCCGGCCTGACACGGATGCTCCGAGGGAATCCCGAGGTCGAAGTCGAGAACTCGGGGCCTGTGCCTCGTACCCGCTTCAACGGGGTCGTGTCGCCGCATCGCTCCATTGAAGCGAGGGTCTTCGCGCTGGATGACATTCGCCTCATCAGGAAGCTTGTCGCCGGTGCGACGGTGAACGACGTCGTGCTGGCCGTCTGTAGCGGAGCTCTGCGGCGGTATCTCAAGGCGCACGGCGAGCTGCCGGAGGACACCCTGGTCGCGATGGCGCCTATCTCGGTGCGGCCCGCTGATCAGCAGGGGGCCGCCGGCAACCAGATCTCGATGATGTCGGTCACGCTGTTTTCCGACGAGGCGGATCCGGTGAAGCGGCTGCAGAAGGTTCACGAGGGTACACAACAATCCAAGGCAACGGCCGCGGCAGTGGGTGCCAGGACGATGACCGACGTCACCCAGTTCATGCCGGGTGCGCTCGCCGGTCTGGCCGCGCGGCTCTACACTCGCATGGGCCTTGCGAACAACATCACGCCGTTCCTAAATACCGTGATCACGAACGTCCCGGGTCCGCAGATTCCGCTGTACTTCACCGGCGCGCGTCTGGTCGCTCTGCACGGCATGGGGCCGGTCATGGACGGGATGGGGCTCATTCATCCTGTGTTCAGCTGTTCCGGGAAGATCAGCATCGGCGTTACGGCCTGTCGCCAGATGATGCCGGACCCGGGCTTCTATGCGGAGTGCCTCCAGGTGTCGTTCGATCAGCTGCTCGGCGCCGTGGGTGTCGCACCGCGGGCGAGTTCGGTCCATTCGACCGCGGCGAGCTCGGGCTGA
- a CDS encoding SDR family NAD(P)-dependent oxidoreductase, translating to MKRFENKVVLITGAASGIGRAAAERVASEGGRVFCVDVNADPLAGVVARVGELGGEGAAHGCDVSQAEACRATVAACVERFGRLDALVNMAGIIRMGHTESFSIETWQQVLNINLSGTFYMCQAAIPHLLEVKGNIVNAASSICFRATPYAAAYAASKGGILTMSRMLAVEFGKQGLRVNSVAPGQIDTPMAAPPGFPEDADFKIIQRSMALTGGEAPSVVAAAIAYLASEDAHHVNGEHILVDGATCA from the coding sequence ATGAAGCGCTTCGAGAACAAGGTCGTCCTGATCACGGGCGCCGCTTCCGGCATCGGTCGAGCGGCGGCGGAACGAGTTGCGAGCGAAGGGGGACGGGTCTTCTGCGTCGACGTAAACGCCGATCCCCTGGCGGGGGTCGTTGCTCGGGTCGGCGAACTCGGTGGGGAAGGGGCGGCTCACGGGTGCGACGTCAGCCAGGCCGAAGCCTGTCGTGCGACGGTCGCGGCCTGCGTGGAGCGCTTCGGTCGCCTCGATGCCCTGGTGAACATGGCCGGGATCATCCGGATGGGTCACACCGAGAGCTTCTCGATCGAAACCTGGCAGCAGGTGCTGAACATCAACCTGTCCGGCACATTCTACATGTGCCAGGCGGCGATTCCCCATCTTCTCGAAGTGAAGGGGAACATCGTGAATGCCGCGTCGTCGATCTGTTTTCGCGCGACACCCTATGCGGCGGCGTACGCGGCCTCGAAGGGTGGGATCCTCACGATGAGTCGGATGTTGGCCGTCGAGTTCGGGAAGCAGGGGCTTCGCGTGAATTCGGTGGCGCCTGGGCAGATCGACACACCGATGGCGGCCCCTCCCGGATTTCCCGAGGACGCCGACTTCAAGATCATCCAACGCAGCATGGCGCTCACCGGGGGCGAAGCGCCGAGCGTGGTTGCCGCGGCGATCGCCTATCTGGCTTCCGAAGATGCGCACCACGTGAACGGCGAGCACATCCTCGTGGATGGCGCGACGTGCGCGTGA
- a CDS encoding pyridoxamine 5'-phosphate oxidase family protein, with translation MSLAMSKEQRETFLAATRIGIVSVEEAGRGPCSVPVWYQYEPGGVLRFASGRESRKAKLVAKASRISFCVQTEAPPYSYVSVEGPVSIEPIDYERHVKEMAIRYLGDEIGLGYLQMTHPDESVADTILVALTPKRWWSVDYNNL, from the coding sequence ATGTCGCTGGCCATGTCAAAGGAACAACGAGAGACCTTCCTTGCCGCAACCCGCATCGGGATCGTGAGCGTGGAAGAAGCCGGCCGCGGACCGTGCAGCGTCCCGGTCTGGTATCAGTACGAGCCCGGCGGCGTGCTGCGCTTCGCGAGCGGCCGCGAATCCCGCAAGGCGAAGCTGGTCGCGAAGGCTTCGCGCATCAGCTTCTGCGTTCAGACCGAAGCCCCGCCGTATTCCTACGTGAGCGTCGAAGGACCGGTCTCCATCGAGCCGATCGACTACGAGCGGCACGTGAAGGAGATGGCGATCCGCTACCTCGGCGACGAGATCGGCCTGGGCTATCTCCAGATGACCCACCCTGACGAAAGCGTCGCCGACACGATTCTCGTGGCGCTCACGCCGAAGCGGTGGTGGAGCGTCGACTACAACAACCTCTGA
- a CDS encoding glycosyltransferase: MQIHQLLASLEYGDAVANQAIAIQRHLRAQGHESDLFAPSRHPLATEPTRPLEEMPTSPDAVTLYHHAFWSEEIHERLGTLPGRLAMIYHNITPEHYFAPYSADLRWSAARARAALDPLRSLVDIPLTVSEFNRAELSAAGYADVGLLPLPMDVGLFSDTAPDPAVVERYSDGWTNFLFVGRLAPNKRQEDVIRVFAWYHRYVDRASRLLLVGAAPEIDAYREDLVRVADSLGVADFVVFAGKVSFPELVAYYRVADLFLCMSEHEGFCAPLVEAIFHDLLVVARAEGAIPETLGDAGILVHGRNVPRIAETIGLVLSDAELRRDVVERQRQRLEVYTPQRFGAALDAFVRRVDGST; this comes from the coding sequence ATGCAGATTCACCAGCTCCTAGCGAGCCTCGAGTATGGCGACGCGGTGGCGAATCAGGCAATCGCAATCCAGCGACACCTGCGCGCCCAGGGCCACGAGTCCGATCTCTTCGCGCCCTCGAGGCATCCTCTCGCCACCGAGCCGACGCGCCCGCTTGAGGAGATGCCGACGTCGCCGGACGCGGTCACGCTGTATCATCACGCGTTCTGGTCGGAAGAGATCCACGAGCGCCTCGGGACCCTCCCGGGGCGACTCGCGATGATTTATCACAACATCACGCCGGAACATTACTTCGCACCCTACAGTGCGGACCTGCGGTGGTCGGCGGCGCGCGCGCGCGCGGCGCTCGACCCGTTGCGGTCGCTCGTTGACATTCCGCTCACCGTTTCGGAGTTCAATCGAGCCGAGCTCTCGGCCGCGGGGTACGCCGACGTCGGCCTCTTGCCGCTTCCGATGGACGTGGGGCTGTTCTCCGACACCGCGCCCGACCCTGCCGTCGTCGAGCGCTACTCCGATGGCTGGACGAACTTCTTGTTCGTGGGGCGTCTGGCCCCGAACAAGAGGCAGGAAGACGTGATTCGCGTCTTCGCTTGGTACCACCGCTACGTCGACCGGGCGTCGCGGCTCCTGCTCGTCGGCGCCGCGCCGGAGATCGACGCGTATCGGGAGGATCTCGTCCGGGTGGCGGATTCGCTCGGAGTCGCCGACTTCGTGGTGTTCGCGGGGAAGGTGTCTTTTCCCGAACTCGTCGCCTACTACCGAGTCGCGGACCTGTTCCTCTGCATGAGCGAGCACGAGGGATTCTGCGCGCCACTCGTCGAGGCGATTTTTCACGATCTTCTGGTCGTGGCTCGCGCGGAGGGCGCGATTCCCGAAACGCTCGGGGATGCGGGGATTCTCGTGCACGGGCGGAACGTTCCGCGGATCGCCGAGACGATTGGGCTCGTGCTTTCGGATGCAGAGCTTCGTCGGGATGTGGTCGAACGGCAGCGGCAGCGGCTCGAGGTCTACACGCCGCAGCGGTTTGGGGCGGCGCTCGATGCGTTCGTCCGTCGGGTGGACGGTTCGACTTAG